A single window of Nocardia sp. NBC_01327 DNA harbors:
- a CDS encoding acyl-CoA dehydrogenase family protein, whose protein sequence is MVTVDELFAIDSLLDEEERAIRDTVRAFAAERLRPHIAEWFEAGTFPARELAPELGKLGLLGMHLEGYGCAGTSATAYGLACMELEAVDSGVRSMVSVQGSLAMTAIHKYGSEQQKQQWLPGMAAGQLLGCFGLTEPDFGSNPGGMRTRARRDGDDWILDGSKMWITNGSVADVAIIWAQSREGERDTIRGFVVPTDTPGFSAREMHRKLSLRASVTAELSLEGVRLPADALLPEARGLAAPLGCLSEARFGIIFGALGAARDCLTATIDYTRTREVFDKPLAGYQLTQAKLADMALELGKGQLLALHLGRLKDRNEIRPEQISAGKLNSTREAIAIARECRTILGANGITLEYPVLRHANNLESVLTYEGTAEVHQLVLGEALTGSKAFR, encoded by the coding sequence GTGGTTCGAGGCGGGCACCTTCCCGGCGCGCGAGCTGGCGCCGGAGCTCGGCAAGCTGGGACTGCTCGGCATGCACCTCGAGGGATACGGGTGCGCGGGCACCTCCGCGACCGCCTACGGACTGGCCTGCATGGAGCTCGAGGCGGTGGATTCCGGTGTGCGGAGCATGGTTTCGGTGCAGGGGTCGCTGGCCATGACGGCCATCCACAAGTACGGGTCGGAGCAGCAGAAGCAGCAGTGGCTGCCGGGGATGGCCGCCGGACAGCTGCTGGGCTGCTTCGGGCTCACCGAACCGGATTTCGGTTCCAATCCCGGCGGCATGCGCACCCGGGCGCGACGGGACGGCGACGACTGGATTCTCGACGGGTCCAAGATGTGGATCACCAACGGCAGCGTCGCCGATGTCGCGATCATCTGGGCACAGTCGCGGGAGGGTGAGCGCGACACTATTCGCGGCTTCGTAGTCCCCACGGACACACCGGGTTTCAGTGCGCGCGAAATGCATCGCAAGCTGTCGCTGCGGGCCTCCGTCACCGCGGAGCTGTCGCTGGAGGGTGTGCGCCTGCCCGCCGACGCCCTGCTGCCGGAGGCGCGCGGCCTGGCCGCACCGCTGGGCTGCCTGTCCGAAGCGCGGTTCGGCATCATCTTCGGCGCACTCGGGGCGGCGCGCGACTGTCTCACCGCCACCATCGATTACACCCGCACCCGCGAGGTCTTCGACAAGCCGCTCGCGGGCTACCAGCTGACCCAGGCCAAGCTCGCTGATATGGCGCTGGAGCTCGGCAAGGGACAGTTGCTGGCGCTGCACCTCGGCCGCCTCAAGGACCGCAACGAGATTCGCCCCGAACAGATCAGCGCGGGCAAACTCAACAGCACCCGCGAGGCCATCGCCATCGCGCGCGAATGCCGGACCATCCTGGGCGCCAACGGGATCACGCTGGAGTACCCGGTGCTGCGGCACGCCAACAACCTCGAATCGGTCCTCACCTACGAGGGCACCGCCGAGGTGCATCAGCTGGTGCTCGGCGAGGCGCTCACCGGGTCCAAAGCCTTCCGCTGA
- a CDS encoding DUF6401 family natural product biosynthesis protein, producing the protein MFLPGSALLVVSARKTLNRLQRTHGAPAFSAAQEFPGVAAVVDQHAASVRDILEVGVRNSSMVPVSVLLAGYARGLLEDLPGIDLDAPATPTEWQQADWVHLRLAAVCSLARAA; encoded by the coding sequence GTGTTTTTGCCCGGCTCCGCATTGCTCGTCGTCTCGGCGCGTAAGACTTTGAACCGCCTGCAGCGCACGCACGGAGCCCCGGCCTTCAGCGCCGCACAGGAGTTCCCCGGCGTGGCCGCGGTGGTGGATCAGCACGCCGCCTCCGTGCGCGACATTCTCGAAGTGGGCGTGCGGAATTCGAGCATGGTGCCGGTGAGCGTGCTGCTGGCCGGCTACGCGCGCGGCCTGCTCGAAGACCTGCCCGGAATCGACCTGGACGCGCCGGCCACTCCCACGGAATGGCAGCAGGCCGACTGGGTGCACCTGCGCCTGGCCGCGGTCTGCTCACTCGCCCGCGCGGCCTGA